One window of Chroococcidiopsis sp. TS-821 genomic DNA carries:
- a CDS encoding cellulase family glycosylhydrolase, translated as MRRPLISTLLVVGSSSMLFVLPPSVTYAQSPAVASEYTANLKAARETRVGIAGDKFTINGQPTFLLGVSYFDAVHWRESDLDRLAEHNFNLIRIFLDWRNRGFFDDEGNLTKSEELLALVRAANDRGMVVDVTITGYSKIPRDKAVRAAVRALRNEPNVIFDLQNEHNLGGEAALSHSDIRQLYFIAKAENARAIIFTSNYAAWMRGNTLNPERLTQEVKTGVDLVAPHFTRNPKWYSDTGTRVAQTKEHLRSINRNLPVYVQEDHRNGWRGGEFTKEQFLQAAQEAKANGAAGWVFHTAAGFSLIDREFFAELDATERQVIQKLGSVIFANSTAYNTPGD; from the coding sequence ATGCGACGTCCTCTAATAAGCACCTTGCTGGTGGTGGGCAGCAGTAGTATGCTGTTCGTGCTACCACCATCTGTCACTTATGCACAATCTCCGGCGGTTGCTTCCGAATATACAGCGAACCTGAAAGCAGCAAGAGAAACGCGTGTTGGTATTGCTGGTGATAAATTTACGATCAACGGTCAGCCAACTTTTTTACTAGGGGTAAGCTACTTTGATGCAGTTCACTGGCGTGAATCTGATTTGGATCGTTTAGCCGAACATAACTTCAACCTCATCCGTATTTTTCTCGATTGGCGAAATCGCGGTTTTTTTGATGATGAAGGCAATTTAACAAAATCAGAAGAACTCCTAGCGCTAGTACGTGCTGCTAACGACCGAGGAATGGTTGTTGATGTCACTATTACAGGATATAGCAAAATTCCGCGCGACAAAGCGGTTCGAGCTGCTGTGCGAGCATTGCGCAATGAACCAAACGTAATTTTCGACTTGCAAAATGAACACAATCTTGGTGGCGAAGCTGCACTTTCGCACTCGGATATTCGCCAGCTTTACTTTATTGCAAAAGCTGAAAATGCCCGCGCCATCATTTTTACTTCTAACTATGCTGCATGGATGCGAGGTAACACGCTAAATCCTGAAAGATTAACGCAAGAAGTCAAAACTGGTGTCGATCTTGTTGCACCTCACTTTACGCGCAATCCCAAATGGTACAGCGACACAGGTACGCGCGTTGCCCAAACTAAAGAACACCTACGCAGCATTAATCGCAATTTACCAGTGTATGTCCAAGAAGATCATCGTAACGGTTGGCGCGGAGGAGAATTTACCAAAGAGCAATTTCTGCAAGCCGCACAGGAAGCTAAAGCCAATGGTGCTGCTGGCTGGGTATTTCATACTGCTGCGGGATTTTCTTTAATCGATCGCGAATTTTTTGCGGAGTTAGATGCAACAGAACGTCAGGTAATTCAAAAATTAGGTTCGGTGATTTTTGCTAACTCGACGGCGTATAACACGCCTGGCGACTGA
- a CDS encoding 2OG-Fe(II) oxygenase gives MKTLLSKVQISDVIAEPFPHIVVRDAIDEDLCARLMAEYPSIDTLKQSKDNLPTTTDSNVRFHYLAEDVFNDEQISPTWKEFIRIHTSSLFLQQFIDLFKPHILQYYPNFEQDYGSFESLTSGVRKIDTFENSDVLLDALICVNTPVTTRPTSVRAAHVDFADKLFAGLFYLRDPKDDSTGGDLELYKFKNGKPQGFRSNALPSYAIELCKTIKYERNVLVLFLNSIYAVHGVTVRSLTKHPRYFVNLVGEVNKPLFDNSKYQEANHIKYWRKVKQLIGTAK, from the coding sequence ATGAAAACCTTGTTATCCAAAGTCCAAATTAGCGACGTTATTGCTGAACCCTTTCCTCACATTGTTGTTAGGGATGCCATAGATGAAGATCTATGTGCGAGGTTAATGGCAGAATATCCATCAATCGATACTTTAAAACAAAGTAAAGATAACCTGCCAACAACAACTGATAGCAATGTCAGATTTCATTACTTAGCCGAAGATGTCTTCAATGACGAGCAAATAAGTCCTACGTGGAAGGAATTTATAAGAATTCACACGTCAAGTTTATTTCTCCAGCAGTTTATTGATTTATTTAAACCTCATATTCTTCAGTATTATCCTAATTTTGAGCAGGATTATGGTTCTTTTGAATCGCTGACTTCTGGAGTTAGGAAAATTGATACGTTTGAAAACTCAGATGTCTTATTGGATGCACTTATTTGTGTCAACACGCCCGTCACCACGCGTCCAACTTCTGTAAGGGCTGCACACGTTGATTTTGCTGATAAATTATTCGCTGGTTTATTTTATTTACGCGATCCTAAAGATGACTCTACAGGAGGAGACTTAGAACTTTACAAATTTAAGAATGGGAAACCCCAGGGATTTAGAAGCAATGCCTTACCAAGTTATGCTATCGAACTTTGTAAAACAATTAAGTACGAACGGAATGTACTTGTACTCTTTTTGAATTCAATTTATGCAGTACATGGAGTAACAGTACGTTCACTCACAAAGCATCCAAGATATTTTGTGAACTTAGTTGGAGAAGTCAATAAACCTCTATTCGACAACTCAAAATACCAAGAAGCTAATCACATTAAATACTGGAGAAAAGTCAAACAACTTATTGGTACAGCTAAATAA
- a CDS encoding polysialyltransferase family glycosyltransferase, protein MSQTKTIKRLVACFGSIQLATALSVLSYRAKEQQELNYVYEDYLVITPLFAPQGQNEEFAAFIEKMAKSIHSWKKIVYLSLEKTKSLTDKINASNVSEVAKLVRDFVGVECPEEIYLARTWNTENQLLMNVYEAAEKICYGDGIGIYFSHAAFLPQNTSPEATLSLSNLYKNFKKQIKGVLPKKKKFRKQEFDIGYFSLPYAFGEVPPMETVVLDRSVYIKTFQTLRKALDNLIDADYINKLKAAIQNYSVSVLLTSNFSEAHRMPVEKEIKAYREFLLTQGIPSNSILLIKPHPRDSKEKILQLQSELNDLYAKIILLNEEFLFYLPFEVLFMELFLKFDLTQSQTPKIFTFSSACLTLEFLFVAECIVGFGKEIVEKYFYPEHREGRIKHEVDLQSTISEVRDLVAA, encoded by the coding sequence ATGTCACAAACAAAAACAATCAAGCGTTTGGTAGCTTGCTTTGGCAGCATTCAACTCGCTACAGCTTTGTCAGTTCTAAGTTATAGAGCTAAAGAACAACAAGAACTAAACTATGTCTATGAAGATTACCTTGTGATTACTCCTTTGTTTGCTCCCCAAGGGCAAAATGAGGAGTTTGCTGCCTTTATTGAAAAGATGGCTAAATCTATCCACTCGTGGAAAAAGATTGTTTATCTCTCATTAGAAAAAACAAAATCCTTGACAGATAAAATTAATGCTTCTAATGTGTCTGAAGTCGCTAAATTGGTTCGTGATTTTGTAGGAGTTGAGTGTCCTGAGGAAATTTATCTTGCTCGCACGTGGAATACAGAAAATCAGCTTTTAATGAACGTTTATGAGGCTGCTGAAAAAATTTGCTACGGAGATGGTATCGGGATTTACTTCTCCCATGCAGCTTTTTTACCACAAAATACATCGCCAGAAGCTACTCTTTCCCTGAGTAATTTATACAAAAATTTCAAAAAGCAGATTAAAGGAGTATTGCCTAAAAAGAAAAAATTCCGCAAACAAGAGTTTGATATTGGTTATTTTTCGTTACCCTATGCTTTTGGTGAAGTTCCGCCTATGGAAACAGTTGTCTTAGATAGGTCAGTTTACATAAAAACCTTTCAAACTCTTAGAAAAGCACTAGATAATTTAATCGATGCTGATTACATTAATAAATTAAAAGCAGCGATCCAAAATTATTCTGTTTCAGTTCTACTAACTTCTAACTTTTCTGAAGCTCATCGAATGCCTGTAGAAAAGGAAATTAAGGCGTATAGAGAGTTTTTGTTAACACAAGGCATACCATCTAACTCAATTCTTTTGATTAAACCGCACCCACGAGACTCAAAAGAAAAAATTCTGCAATTACAATCCGAGCTAAACGATCTGTATGCAAAAATCATTTTGCTGAATGAAGAATTTTTATTTTATCTTCCGTTTGAAGTTCTCTTTATGGAGTTGTTCCTTAAGTTTGATTTAACTCAGTCACAGACTCCTAAAATATTTACTTTTAGTTCAGCCTGCTTAACGCTAGAGTTTCTATTTGTTGCTGAGTGTATTGTAGGTTTTGGTAAAGAAATTGTAGAAAAATACTTCTATCCAGAACATCGTGAAGGTAGAATCAAACACGAAGTAGATTTGCAATCAACAATTAGCGAAGTCAGAGACTTAGTTGCTGCCTGA
- a CDS encoding HAD-IIIA family hydrolase — translation MTMTVTTSELRSRLSQVKLLALDVDGVLTDGGLYYTETGEVFRKFNIKDGQGIKLLKQAGVEVAIITAKSALSTLNRAQDLGITHTFLGVKDKLSQLKILCQKLDISLSQVAYVGDDINDLEVLQAVGCPMTVADAMQANQNIAIYITKLPGGQGAVREICEMLIANCQ, via the coding sequence ATGACTATGACAGTGACTACATCAGAATTGCGATCGCGTTTATCTCAGGTGAAGCTTTTAGCACTTGATGTCGATGGCGTACTCACCGATGGAGGACTTTACTACACCGAGACGGGTGAAGTCTTCCGAAAATTCAATATCAAAGATGGTCAAGGAATCAAACTTTTAAAGCAAGCTGGTGTAGAAGTTGCGATTATTACTGCTAAATCTGCCTTATCAACACTTAATCGCGCGCAAGATTTAGGCATTACACACACTTTTTTGGGCGTCAAAGACAAGCTTTCGCAGTTAAAAATTCTTTGTCAAAAATTAGATATTTCACTTTCGCAAGTTGCTTACGTTGGCGATGATATTAACGATCTTGAGGTACTGCAAGCTGTCGGTTGTCCAATGACAGTTGCAGATGCCATGCAGGCAAATCAAAATATTGCGATCTATATCACTAAATTACCAGGAGGACAAGGGGCGGTTAGAGAAATCTGCGAGATGCTAATTGCTAATTGTCAATAG
- a CDS encoding glycosyltransferase, translating into MLQTQTNIISNFSTEALPPIYFYIAQEHWPKNFSPDNTDPQWIDRHWQLFNPGIFACTLQTYVRLKADGFPCQLTGSMPTEGIVVAYHKSVFWTKWKPDSKVMLVCIVADRSRRHPWAHFHVVLNPQELLSQDGYSIHNSYYIPHWAPQPGLIPRDSTRGDRFENVTFFGREQNLAPELKHPSWAEQLQALGLRWQIAGEESWNDYSTVDAVVAVRSFDNQDHTVRPALKLYNAWHAGVPAILGRESAFQAERRNELDYLEATSPTQLLAMLQQLRDDVELRRAMVDNGRLRARETQHYILLNTWRCFLMGTVVPAYKRWREAPSFVQQSFQIKGRFTDSLERVTRRMPKLKFIQASTKVLTKV; encoded by the coding sequence ATGCTACAAACTCAAACTAACATAATTAGTAATTTCAGCACTGAAGCATTACCACCAATTTATTTTTATATTGCTCAAGAGCATTGGCCTAAAAACTTCTCACCCGACAACACCGATCCACAATGGATTGATCGGCACTGGCAGCTTTTCAATCCAGGTATATTTGCTTGTACTTTGCAAACTTATGTCCGTTTAAAAGCAGATGGATTTCCTTGTCAGCTAACTGGAAGTATGCCAACTGAGGGGATCGTTGTTGCTTACCATAAATCTGTTTTTTGGACAAAGTGGAAGCCTGATTCTAAAGTCATGTTGGTGTGTATTGTTGCCGATCGCTCGCGGCGACACCCTTGGGCGCATTTTCATGTTGTCCTTAACCCTCAAGAATTACTTTCTCAAGACGGTTATTCAATTCACAACAGCTACTACATCCCTCATTGGGCACCGCAACCAGGTTTGATTCCTCGCGATTCTACACGTGGCGATCGCTTTGAAAATGTCACTTTCTTTGGTCGCGAACAAAACCTTGCCCCTGAACTCAAACACCCGTCTTGGGCTGAACAATTACAGGCGTTGGGTTTGCGTTGGCAAATTGCTGGCGAGGAATCTTGGAACGACTATAGCACTGTTGATGCTGTTGTTGCTGTACGCAGTTTCGATAATCAAGACCATACGGTAAGACCTGCTTTAAAGCTATATAATGCTTGGCACGCAGGTGTACCTGCAATTCTCGGTCGTGAATCTGCTTTTCAAGCTGAGCGCAGAAACGAACTAGACTACTTAGAAGCAACTTCGCCAACTCAGCTACTAGCGATGCTGCAACAACTGCGCGATGACGTAGAATTGCGTCGTGCAATGGTTGATAACGGTCGCTTACGCGCCAGAGAAACGCAACATTATATTCTATTAAACACCTGGCGTTGCTTTTTAATGGGTACAGTAGTTCCAGCTTACAAACGTTGGCGTGAAGCTCCATCGTTTGTACAACAATCGTTTCAAATAAAAGGTAGGTTTACCGATTCTTTAGAGCGCGTTACACGCCGAATGCCAAAGCTCAAGTTTATCCAAGCTTCAACTAAAGTTTTGACAAAAGTTTAA
- the kdsA gene encoding 3-deoxy-8-phosphooctulonate synthase, with translation MIQTQITNSISIGDGCPLALIGGPCVIESGDFTLFMAEQIAKVCDRLGISFIFKSSFDKANRTSINSFRGQSLETGLQILQRVKEEVGVPVLTDIHESYQAALVAEVVDVLQIPAFLCRQTDLLLAAAATGKAVNVKKGQFLGPWDMKNVVRKLESGGTKRILLTERGTSFGYNTLVVDFRSLPQMREFGYPVVFDATHSVQMPGGQGDKSGGQRQFVPYLARAAAAIGIDALFMEVHENPDIAPSDGPNMIPLAQLESVLKQVLSVRNSLQAVPTTV, from the coding sequence ATGATTCAAACGCAAATCACAAACAGTATCTCGATTGGTGACGGTTGTCCTCTAGCTTTAATTGGCGGTCCTTGCGTCATTGAGTCAGGGGACTTTACGCTATTTATGGCAGAGCAAATTGCCAAGGTGTGCGATCGCTTAGGTATTTCATTCATCTTCAAATCTTCGTTTGATAAAGCTAACCGTACTTCAATCAATTCTTTCCGAGGACAAAGCTTAGAAACCGGACTGCAAATTCTCCAACGAGTGAAAGAAGAAGTCGGCGTTCCTGTGCTTACTGATATTCACGAAAGTTATCAAGCCGCGCTTGTCGCAGAAGTTGTTGATGTCCTCCAAATTCCAGCTTTTTTATGTCGCCAAACTGATTTATTACTCGCCGCCGCCGCAACAGGTAAAGCTGTCAACGTCAAAAAAGGACAGTTTTTAGGTCCTTGGGATATGAAAAACGTTGTGCGCAAGTTAGAGTCAGGCGGAACCAAGCGAATTCTCTTAACTGAACGCGGGACAAGTTTCGGCTACAACACGTTAGTCGTTGATTTTCGTTCGCTACCGCAGATGCGCGAGTTTGGGTATCCTGTTGTTTTTGATGCAACGCACAGCGTACAAATGCCAGGGGGACAAGGTGATAAATCAGGAGGACAGCGCCAGTTTGTTCCTTACTTAGCCCGCGCTGCTGCTGCGATTGGGATTGATGCGCTATTTATGGAAGTTCACGAGAATCCTGATATTGCGCCTAGCGATGGTCCAAACATGATTCCTTTAGCACAATTAGAATCAGTGCTTAAGCAAGTTCTCAGCGTGCGTAATAGTTTGCAAGCTGTCCCTACAACTGTGTAA
- the kdsB gene encoding 3-deoxy-manno-octulosonate cytidylyltransferase — MEILAVIPARYDSQRFPGKPLVMIEDRPMVQWVYEAAKSCPAFSKVVVATDSELVADCVRKFGGAVEMTSSAHQTGTDRVAEVAQRYPQMQAIANVQGDQPFVTAQMLMQLVSPYLEGAAPDMTTLACPLEQETDYFNPNAVKVLCDRNGRALYFSRSPIPYFRNQGTAPVFHHLGLYAFRRDFLADYAQLTPTPLEQCEGLEQLRVLEHGYSIIVRQTQKAVLEINTPADLLQAKSLFAKSSVTS, encoded by the coding sequence ATGGAAATCTTGGCTGTCATTCCTGCACGTTACGACTCACAACGCTTTCCTGGTAAACCTCTAGTGATGATTGAAGATCGTCCTATGGTGCAGTGGGTTTATGAAGCGGCGAAAAGTTGTCCTGCTTTTAGTAAGGTTGTCGTTGCGACAGACAGCGAACTGGTAGCAGATTGCGTGCGCAAGTTTGGCGGTGCAGTAGAAATGACGAGTAGCGCGCATCAAACAGGTACAGACCGCGTTGCTGAAGTTGCTCAAAGATATCCACAAATGCAGGCGATCGCTAATGTTCAAGGAGATCAACCTTTTGTGACGGCGCAAATGCTGATGCAATTGGTTTCTCCTTATTTAGAGGGCGCAGCACCAGATATGACAACGTTAGCTTGTCCGTTAGAACAAGAAACAGATTACTTTAACCCAAATGCAGTAAAGGTGTTGTGCGATCGCAACGGTCGCGCGCTTTACTTCTCGCGATCTCCGATTCCCTACTTCCGCAATCAAGGAACTGCCCCAGTTTTTCACCACCTTGGGCTGTATGCTTTTAGACGAGATTTTCTGGCGGACTACGCTCAACTTACGCCTACACCACTAGAACAGTGCGAAGGTTTAGAACAATTACGCGTTCTAGAACACGGTTATTCAATTATTGTCCGCCAAACGCAAAAAGCTGTGCTGGAGATTAATACTCCCGCCGATTTACTACAAGCAAAGTCGCTATTTGCTAAAAGCTCAGTTACATCATGA
- a CDS encoding DapH/DapD/GlmU-related protein — MATSSEQHISTRFFQQQTAHRQRLGSLWSRFWMKFAWSGYFGRFATRLAAWTAPPYRQRRRLARYHRKGYISHNASIYHNNVQLGTNVFIGDRVMIYQDDGTGSVEIGNSVRIHQDVCIETGAGGSVAIGAETGIQPRCQLSAYKAPIHIGRGVMIAPNCAFYPYDHGIAPHEPIKNQPLQTKGGITIDDDAWLGYGVIVLDGVRIGKGAVVGAGAVVTKDIPDGAIAVGSPARVISMRSNLVKNNIE; from the coding sequence ATGGCAACCTCCTCAGAACAACATATTTCAACTCGTTTCTTCCAGCAGCAGACAGCCCATCGACAGCGACTTGGTTCACTGTGGTCGCGCTTTTGGATGAAGTTTGCTTGGTCAGGCTATTTTGGACGTTTTGCGACTCGCCTTGCAGCTTGGACTGCTCCACCTTACAGACAACGCCGTCGTTTGGCGCGTTACCATCGCAAGGGTTACATCTCGCATAATGCCAGTATTTATCACAATAATGTGCAACTGGGTACTAATGTCTTCATTGGCGATCGCGTCATGATTTATCAAGATGATGGTACTGGTTCTGTAGAAATAGGTAACAGCGTCCGCATCCATCAAGATGTTTGTATTGAAACTGGTGCTGGTGGTAGCGTTGCAATTGGAGCGGAGACAGGTATTCAACCTCGCTGTCAGCTTTCCGCCTACAAAGCACCAATTCACATCGGTCGCGGCGTCATGATTGCACCAAACTGTGCCTTTTATCCCTACGATCATGGCATTGCCCCTCACGAACCGATCAAAAATCAGCCGTTGCAAACAAAAGGTGGCATCACAATTGATGACGATGCTTGGTTAGGCTACGGAGTCATTGTTTTGGATGGAGTTCGGATTGGTAAAGGAGCCGTAGTTGGTGCGGGTGCGGTTGTCACTAAAGATATTCCAGACGGTGCGATCGCTGTGGGATCGCCTGCACGTGTAATTAGTATGCGCAGCAACCTTGTTAAAAACAATATTGAATAA
- a CDS encoding glycosyltransferase family 4 protein yields MKTILLATDRKFWRQEQGSAKRISDLYEYLVKKKFDVFVFFIGRLTDAEIDLIKMTYEGEFKVFNKKSGFLSIDCHSSGIKNFLVRSRNLIRNKLKLLKRVLITRDLVKQQKRQRQLANTDFFSQFHQDYFRNVCQNLKPDAIIIEYIRLAYLVQGLDKFEARPLTLIDTHDVGHQRYQIFQANGESEIKITAEEEKEILSIFDVIIAIQNQDKETFQQMLPEHRVIQVGYPCEPKKHEFKDKLPINITYIAGPNASNKRAIAHFLKKVWLKLIAKFQHKIKLHIVGRICEELTDVEIPARVQLTGWVDEVESVYKEADIVINPVYFGTGLKIKNVEALCHAKPLVTTTVGAEGLEHGTNQAFLVSDRPEETYEQLSTLIENEELRKQYSEKAYTFACENFTEDEVYRELYQVLKSSG; encoded by the coding sequence ATGAAAACAATTCTACTTGCCACAGATCGTAAGTTTTGGCGTCAAGAGCAAGGCTCAGCAAAAAGAATTTCTGACTTGTATGAGTATTTAGTTAAGAAGAAGTTTGATGTTTTTGTATTTTTTATTGGCAGGCTTACAGACGCTGAAATCGATTTAATTAAGATGACCTATGAAGGAGAGTTTAAAGTTTTTAACAAAAAGAGTGGCTTTTTGAGTATTGACTGTCATAGCTCAGGTATAAAGAACTTTTTGGTTAGAAGTAGAAATCTTATTAGAAACAAACTTAAGTTACTCAAAAGAGTATTAATCACTCGCGATCTAGTAAAACAGCAAAAGCGACAGAGACAACTAGCAAATACTGATTTTTTTAGTCAATTTCATCAAGATTACTTTCGTAATGTTTGTCAAAATTTAAAGCCAGACGCAATTATTATCGAATACATCAGACTTGCTTATTTAGTGCAAGGACTTGATAAATTTGAAGCACGACCACTAACTTTGATTGATACCCACGATGTGGGGCATCAAAGATATCAAATATTCCAAGCTAATGGCGAATCAGAAATAAAAATTACAGCAGAAGAGGAAAAAGAAATATTAAGCATCTTTGATGTGATTATAGCAATTCAAAATCAAGATAAGGAAACTTTTCAGCAAATGCTACCTGAACATCGTGTCATTCAGGTGGGATATCCTTGCGAACCTAAAAAGCACGAATTCAAAGATAAACTACCTATTAATATTACTTACATTGCTGGACCTAATGCTTCAAATAAACGGGCGATCGCGCATTTTCTCAAAAAAGTTTGGCTAAAACTGATAGCAAAATTTCAGCACAAGATTAAGTTACACATAGTAGGAAGAATTTGTGAAGAATTAACTGATGTTGAAATTCCTGCTCGCGTGCAACTCACTGGATGGGTTGATGAGGTAGAAAGTGTATATAAAGAAGCAGATATTGTCATCAATCCTGTTTACTTTGGCACAGGACTTAAAATCAAAAATGTCGAAGCTTTATGTCATGCTAAACCATTAGTAACCACTACAGTTGGTGCAGAAGGATTAGAGCATGGAACGAACCAGGCTTTTTTAGTGAGCGATCGCCCAGAAGAAACATACGAGCAATTATCAACATTAATAGAGAATGAAGAATTGAGAAAACAATACTCAGAAAAAGCATACACCTTTGCTTGTGAAAACTTTACTGAAGATGAGGTGTATCGAGAGCTTTATCAAGTCTTAAAGTCAAGTGGGTAA
- a CDS encoding SIS domain-containing protein: MQCIDNKTYVLQVVELLKLEAEAITKAANRLQSEQVEKAVEILANCRGKVVLAGVGKSGIVARKIAATLTSTGTLAVYLHPADALHGDLGIVTSDDVAMVLSNSGETDELVVMLPHLKARQVPIIALVGNLRSTLARNADVVMDAAVDKEACPFNLAPTTSTTVALSIGDALAMTLMQVKGLTPEGFALNHPAGRLGKRLTLRVRDLMHSGVENPTVLPQASWIEVLTTISKGGLGAVNVVDNASRLLGIITDGDLRRLLQKSQNKDLESLSAIAMMTPNPVVVSPDLLAFHALELMENRPSQISMLPVVDAQQHCIGLIRLHDIVRCGI; this comes from the coding sequence ATGCAATGTATTGACAATAAAACTTATGTTTTACAAGTTGTAGAACTGCTCAAGTTAGAAGCAGAAGCAATTACTAAAGCTGCCAATCGTCTTCAATCGGAACAAGTTGAAAAGGCGGTTGAAATATTAGCAAATTGTCGAGGGAAAGTGGTACTAGCTGGCGTTGGGAAGTCAGGAATTGTGGCGCGTAAAATTGCTGCAACTTTAACAAGTACGGGAACGCTAGCTGTCTATTTGCATCCAGCAGATGCGCTACATGGCGATTTAGGAATCGTTACATCAGATGATGTTGCCATGGTTCTAAGTAACAGTGGTGAAACTGATGAACTTGTCGTTATGTTACCGCACCTCAAGGCTCGGCAAGTGCCAATTATTGCATTAGTAGGCAACTTGCGCTCTACCTTAGCTCGTAATGCTGATGTTGTCATGGATGCTGCGGTAGACAAAGAAGCGTGTCCGTTCAATCTTGCGCCGACGACGAGTACAACTGTTGCTTTGTCGATTGGCGACGCGCTAGCGATGACATTAATGCAAGTCAAAGGGTTAACGCCCGAAGGTTTTGCGCTGAATCATCCTGCGGGACGCTTGGGAAAACGCTTGACCTTGCGCGTGCGAGACTTAATGCACAGTGGGGTAGAAAATCCCACTGTGTTACCTCAAGCGTCTTGGATTGAAGTATTAACCACAATTAGCAAAGGTGGTTTAGGCGCGGTTAACGTCGTTGATAATGCGAGTCGCTTACTCGGAATTATTACAGATGGAGATTTGCGGCGCTTACTACAAAAATCTCAAAATAAGGACTTGGAATCATTAAGCGCGATCGCGATGATGACTCCAAATCCAGTGGTGGTTTCTCCTGACTTACTCGCCTTTCATGCTTTGGAATTGATGGAAAATCGACCATCACAAATTTCAATGTTACCTGTTGTTGATGCACAACAGCATTGTATCGGTTTGATTCGATTGCACGATATTGTGCGGTGCGGAATTTGA
- a CDS encoding glycosyltransferase family 2 protein, giving the protein MSSLLTIAIPTYNRAHLLDQQLAWLANSIKGFESECEIIISDNCSTDTTSKVIQKWQPAFTTTQLRINRNHENIGAIKNIAYCINNATSKYVWTISDDDKIYDKTLAYLLQELKANPELSLLILNFSNFNIKTNQQRFTHCFNIENDEVNRNGKALFERCLPVDFAGGVALTTALVYQTTIAKRALQEWASGLNNLAVQIYVTGFCALHGSVKVTKDTYLQCNTGTNFWRENAKLAFQLRYVDIPAVFWKLSRIGYSKKLCISMILSQYERMILEHFQMRYLWRRLKSGIRSRLWKVQ; this is encoded by the coding sequence ATGAGCAGTTTACTCACAATTGCCATTCCCACCTACAATCGCGCCCACTTGTTAGATCAGCAGTTAGCCTGGCTAGCCAACTCTATCAAAGGCTTTGAATCTGAATGTGAGATTATCATTTCAGATAACTGTTCGACTGATACAACTTCAAAAGTTATCCAAAAGTGGCAACCTGCTTTTACTACTACTCAGCTTCGTATCAACCGCAATCATGAAAATATTGGAGCTATCAAAAATATTGCCTACTGTATCAACAACGCTACAAGCAAATATGTTTGGACAATTAGCGACGACGATAAAATTTATGACAAAACTTTAGCTTACTTGCTGCAAGAATTGAAAGCTAATCCAGAACTTTCTTTGCTTATTTTAAATTTCTCTAACTTTAATATCAAAACAAATCAACAGCGATTTACACATTGTTTTAATATTGAGAACGATGAGGTCAATCGCAATGGAAAAGCTTTGTTTGAACGCTGCTTACCAGTAGATTTTGCTGGCGGGGTTGCACTAACAACAGCTTTAGTTTATCAAACAACTATAGCAAAACGTGCTTTACAAGAATGGGCATCTGGTCTAAACAACCTAGCTGTTCAGATATATGTTACAGGATTTTGTGCGCTTCATGGCAGCGTAAAAGTAACCAAAGATACTTATTTACAATGTAATACTGGTACTAATTTTTGGAGAGAAAACGCCAAGTTAGCTTTTCAATTGCGTTACGTAGATATACCTGCGGTTTTCTGGAAATTATCGCGGATAGGTTACTCTAAAAAACTCTGTATAAGTATGATTCTTTCTCAATACGAAAGAATGATTCTTGAGCATTTTCAAATGAGATATCTCTGGAGGAGATTAAAAAGCGGAATCCGAAGTCGTTTATGGAAAGTTCAGTAA